In Geotrypetes seraphini chromosome 4, aGeoSer1.1, whole genome shotgun sequence, a single window of DNA contains:
- the SLC25A28 gene encoding mitoferrin-2 isoform X2, with protein MNPAEVIKQRMQMYNSPYQRVTDCMRTVWRNEGAGAFYRSYTTQLTMNIPFQAIHFMTYEFLQENLNPHRQYNPASHMLSGACAGAVAAAATTPLDVCKTLLNTQESLALNSLNVSGHLSGMANAFRTVYQIGGVTAYFRGVQARVIYQMPSTAIAWSVYEFFKYIMTKRREERRAGH; from the coding sequence TGATCAAGCAGAGGATGCAGATGTACAACTCCCCATACCAGCGTGTAACGGACTGCATGCGGACAGTGTGGCGAAACGAGGGTGCCGGTGCCTTTTACCGCAGCTACACGACCCAATTGACAATGAACATACCTTTCCAGGCCATTCACTTTATGACCTATGAGTTCCTGCAGGAGAACCTGAACCCTCACAGACAGTACAACCCCGCCTCGCACATGCTTTCTGGTGCCTGCGCTGGAGCGGTGGCTGCCGCTGCTACCACACCTTTGGACGTTTGCAAAACACTGCTCAACACCCAGGAATCCCTGGCATTGAACTCGCTCAACGTTAGTGGACATCTCTCAGGCATGGCCAATGCCTTCAGGACGGTCTACCAAATAGGTGGAGTGACTGCTTATTTTCGAGGAGTTCAGGCTAGGGTGATTTACCAGATGCCCTCCACAGCCATTGCATGGTCTGTGTATGAGTTCTTCAAATACATCATGACCAAgcgcagggaggagaggagggcagGGCACTGA